A section of the Leptospira noumeaensis genome encodes:
- the pdxH gene encoding pyridoxamine 5'-phosphate oxidase, which yields MNELPQMRKLYTRSVLTEETAGSDPLKLFSLWFSEAKEEGEAEPNAMSLATVDKTGQPSVRIVLLKGLIREEFQFFTNYDSDKGQDIAANNHVALNFFWPKLERQIRIEGRATRISKEESESYFAVRPRESQIGAHASNQSSVVPSREYLEEKFVSLTKEWEGKEIPKPENWGGYSVSPTKIEFWQGRVGRLHDRISFERIESSWKRSRLSP from the coding sequence TTGAATGAATTGCCACAAATGAGAAAACTCTACACTCGCTCGGTTCTCACCGAAGAAACAGCAGGTTCGGATCCCTTAAAATTATTTAGTCTTTGGTTTTCGGAAGCAAAAGAAGAGGGAGAAGCTGAACCCAATGCCATGAGCCTTGCTACGGTAGACAAAACAGGCCAACCATCAGTGCGTATTGTTTTACTCAAAGGACTCATTCGTGAAGAGTTCCAGTTTTTTACCAATTATGATTCGGATAAAGGACAGGACATAGCTGCAAACAATCATGTGGCTCTCAATTTCTTTTGGCCAAAACTCGAAAGACAAATCCGAATCGAAGGTCGTGCTACCCGTATCTCCAAGGAAGAATCAGAATCTTATTTTGCAGTCAGACCCAGGGAATCTCAAATTGGAGCCCATGCATCAAATCAAAGTTCGGTGGTTCCATCCAGAGAATATTTAGAAGAGAAGTTTGTCTCCCTCACAAAGGAATGGGAAGGTAAAGAAATTCCAAAACCAGAAAACTGGGGTGGGTATTCGGTCTCCCCTACTAAAATCGAATTTTGGCAAGGAAGGGTGGGTAGACTTCATGACAGGATTTCTTTTGAAAGGATAGAATCGAGTTGGAAACGAAGTCGTTTATCTCCTTAA
- a CDS encoding riboflavin synthase — protein MFTGLVETLGKVVAIEPIDSGIQFTIETEWENPDLKTGDSIAINGACMTVTEFNDLGNLFKFYASFKSLELTNLSRLGEGSTVNLERAMALGQRFGGHMVQGHVDGMAKVVSRKQIETEVEEFWVEIPEELRRYFVKKGSVTLDGISLTVVDVQDGNIQLILIPETMEKTNAGSWKKDQRLNVEVDVLAKYIENYLSQRSGS, from the coding sequence ATGTTTACAGGTCTTGTAGAAACACTTGGAAAAGTTGTCGCGATCGAACCGATTGATTCGGGTATCCAATTTACAATCGAAACCGAATGGGAAAATCCTGATTTAAAAACAGGGGACTCCATTGCCATCAACGGCGCATGTATGACAGTCACTGAATTTAACGATCTTGGGAATTTATTTAAGTTTTATGCGTCGTTTAAATCTTTGGAACTCACCAACTTGTCTCGGTTAGGAGAAGGTTCTACCGTCAATTTGGAGCGAGCGATGGCCCTTGGACAAAGGTTCGGCGGTCATATGGTGCAAGGCCATGTAGATGGAATGGCAAAGGTTGTGAGTCGCAAACAAATTGAAACAGAGGTAGAAGAGTTTTGGGTAGAAATTCCAGAAGAACTTCGCCGTTATTTTGTGAAAAAAGGATCTGTGACTTTGGATGGGATAAGCCTTACTGTGGTGGATGTTCAGGATGGGAATATACAACTGATCTTAATCCCAGAAACAATGGAAAAAACCAATGCAGGTTCCTGGAAAAAAGACCAACGTTTGAATGTGGAAGTGGATGTACTTGCTAAATACATCGAAAATTATTTAAGCCAAAGATCCGGTAGTTAA
- a CDS encoding bifunctional 3,4-dihydroxy-2-butanone-4-phosphate synthase/GTP cyclohydrolase II, whose protein sequence is MIRPIEEAIEEIRQGKMIILVDSEDRENEGDLVCASQFADKDKINFMATHGRGLICVPMERERLQSLGLGKMVDDLTLGDKHGTAFTVSVDAKHGTSTGISALDRAKTVEALLDPKTKSDDLMRPGHMFPLQAVTGGVLRRAGHTEAAVDLSKLAGLYPSGVICEIMNDDGSMARIPDLEKFAKTHGLNIYTIEDLIRYRRHKEKLIHLEVEANLPTEFGDFKIKAYSTQIDDKIHMALVKGDIDSDKPVLVRVHSECLTGDIFSSQRCDCGPQLHNALRMIEKEGTGVLLYMRQEGRGIGIINKLKAYSLQEGGLDTVEANEKLGFAPDLREYGIGAQILRDIGVKQMKLITNNPRKIVGLEGYNLHVTERVPIEIDPVEENTRYLQTKKTKLGHLLNLHG, encoded by the coding sequence ATGATACGTCCGATCGAAGAAGCAATCGAAGAAATCCGCCAAGGCAAAATGATCATTCTAGTCGACTCTGAAGACAGAGAAAACGAAGGGGATTTGGTCTGCGCCTCCCAGTTTGCGGACAAAGACAAAATTAATTTTATGGCAACCCATGGTCGCGGACTGATCTGCGTGCCTATGGAGAGAGAGAGGTTACAATCCCTCGGTCTTGGGAAGATGGTGGATGACCTAACTCTAGGAGACAAACACGGGACAGCCTTTACGGTTTCTGTCGATGCCAAACACGGAACTTCTACAGGAATCTCCGCACTGGATAGAGCGAAAACTGTGGAAGCTCTTCTTGATCCAAAAACAAAATCAGACGATTTGATGCGTCCAGGCCATATGTTTCCTTTACAGGCAGTAACCGGTGGTGTTTTAAGAAGGGCAGGTCATACAGAGGCAGCCGTCGACTTATCTAAGTTAGCGGGTCTTTATCCAAGTGGAGTCATTTGTGAGATTATGAATGACGATGGATCGATGGCTCGGATTCCTGATTTGGAAAAGTTTGCAAAAACCCATGGACTCAATATTTATACAATCGAAGATCTCATACGTTATAGAAGGCACAAAGAAAAATTAATCCATTTGGAAGTGGAAGCAAATCTTCCAACCGAGTTTGGAGATTTTAAAATCAAAGCTTACTCCACACAAATTGACGACAAAATCCATATGGCACTGGTCAAGGGAGACATTGATTCCGATAAACCAGTGCTTGTCCGTGTTCACAGTGAATGTTTGACAGGAGATATATTTTCATCCCAACGATGTGACTGTGGACCCCAACTTCATAATGCTTTACGAATGATTGAAAAAGAAGGAACAGGAGTCCTTTTGTACATGCGCCAAGAAGGTCGTGGGATCGGAATTATTAATAAACTCAAAGCCTATTCTTTACAAGAGGGGGGCCTTGATACCGTCGAAGCCAATGAAAAATTAGGATTTGCTCCTGACTTACGAGAATACGGAATCGGAGCCCAAATTTTACGAGATATCGGGGTGAAACAAATGAAACTCATCACGAATAACCCTCGTAAAATTGTTGGTTTGGAAGGTTACAATCTGCACGTAACAGAAAGAGTTCCCATTGAAATTGATCCTGTGGAAGAAAACACTCGTTACTTGCAGACTAAAAAAACAAAATTAGGACATTTGCTCAACCTTCATGGTTGA
- a CDS encoding STAS domain-containing protein, producing MELKLNTTGKIKTIEIAGKFDIESTEEFESIFAKLIEPNPSIVSIEMSRLDYIDSSGIGSLIKSLNSLKNKKGKLILVGMKPMIQNVFKLAKLDMFFEIMSSSDFQSKYVNDDSDSDIDDLLKRN from the coding sequence GTGGAACTGAAACTGAACACAACAGGAAAGATCAAAACCATAGAAATTGCAGGAAAATTTGACATTGAGTCCACAGAAGAATTTGAATCTATCTTTGCAAAACTCATCGAACCCAATCCCAGTATTGTTTCCATCGAAATGAGCCGTTTGGATTATATCGACTCGTCGGGAATTGGTTCTCTCATCAAAAGTCTAAACTCTCTCAAAAACAAAAAGGGGAAACTGATCCTTGTTGGTATGAAACCAATGATCCAAAATGTTTTTAAATTAGCAAAACTCGATATGTTTTTTGAAATTATGAGTAGTTCTGATTTTCAGAGTAAGTATGTAAATGACGATTCTGATTCAGACATCGATGATTTATTAAAAAGAAATTAA